The window TTTAACGGTCCAATTATAGTTTTCAGAATCTTCATAGGATGTTGCGTATGCTGATGTTATTTCTAGTTTTTCGAATCTTGTGAATATTGCTGTTATTCCTCCTAGCCAGAATGCTACTGCGATCGATATTGCGATGGCGACTGCGACGATGATTATCGTCGATATAACAGGGCTTATACCCCTACGTCCCCTTCTAAAGCTTCTTCTCGTCCTAGACATACGATCCTCGGGTAAAAACCTTAAACAAACAAGTATATAAATTTTATATAAACACAAATATATCAAAACAAACCCAAATAAACCCTATAAAACGGTATAAGCCTAAACCCGATACAATTCACAGAAAAACCCAGGAAAAATTGTGAAAAACACAAACCCTCCACCCAGCGAAAAGGGAAAAACAAAACATACCAAGCCGACACAGGAAAACAGTAGAAATAAGCTTAAACAAGTCTAAACCACGCCAACCGCTGAAAACCCATAAAAAATAGCCCGTAACAAGATAAAAACCCAGTACTGCCGCAAGTCAAGGCTTTATAAGAGCTCATCAAGATTCACCGATAAGTCACCCACCTTCCTAAGCAACCCCTTATCGGCCGTCAAAACCTTAACCCCATACTTCTCCGCATAGTAAACGTAAGACGCATCGTAATAGGTTAAACCCAGCTCAGCCGCCTTAGCCATGATCCCGTCGACATCATCAACCCTTATCCTCAGGAGCCTAGCCAAAGAAAAAAGATCCCGTAGAAGAGCCACAACCCGACCAAAATCCTTGACCAGACCACGTCTATAACCCAACCAAACGACATTCCCAAGCTCATACAGAGCCAGGTCAAGCACCATAGAATCGAGGAGAATCTCAGAAGCCCTCAGAGGATCACTCGAAAGCCTATAGAAAGCCGAGGCATCCACGATAAACCTCAAACACCATACCTCCCCCTACGAGACTCCCGAACCAACCTGACCCACTCCTCCTCACCGATATCCGCCAATTCACCGCCCAACTGCCTAAATAACACCTCGACCCTCTTCCGCTTAGCCTCCATCACAGCTTTTTCAAGAGAACTCTCGACCACCTTCCTAACATCAATACCCAGCCTTTCAACCTCCTCCTTCAACTCCCGCCTAACCCTTACAGAAAGCACAACAGTAGACATACTATCACCGTATACAAAACCATAGTGTAAACACATATAAACTTTAAAACAGCTCCGTAAAGAGCTCTAGTTCTATAAATCGGTTTATATATAACATCATTAAAAGGGAAACCGTTTAAATTTCTTCAAGCACATAAATTCTACTCGACCTGAGTTGGAGGCTTTGATACTCGCCGCCGGTAAGGGCACAAGGATGCGGCCGTACTCGAACGCCGTAAACAAGGAGATGTGTCTCATAGGATACTACCCTGTGATAGAGTACGCGGTGAGAGGCCTAGCATCCGCCGGGGTGAAGAAGATATACATCGTCCTAGGCGAGAGGAAGAGCCAGATAATGGAGTACCTGAGGGACGGCTCGTGGCTGGGGGTCAGGATAGCCTACCTGTACCAGGATATGAGCCGCGGCGAGGGAACGGCTAAAGCAGTCCAAGTAGCCGAGGGATGGGTCTCAGAAGACTTCATGATGCTCTACGGAGACACCTTCTTCCACCCCACAGGCTTCTTCAGAGACATGATGGAGCAGCATAGACGCGAAGGCTCACACGCCACGATGGGCATCTACCTCATGGACCGCTACAGGGAGTACGGGCTCGTCAAGATAGACGGCAACGGCAGGGTGCTAGACATCCTGGAGAAGGCTCCTGAAAGGGAAGTAGAGGAGGTTAAGATAGACGGCCTATACCCGGTCAACTCCGGACCGATAATATTCAGCCCCAAGGTGTTCGAGTACATAAAACACACACCGGTCTCCCCGTCCGGAGAATACTGGATAACCGACACCCTAAGGCTCATGGTGAAAGACGGGCTTAAGGTGACGGCCTACAAGATACCGCGAAACGTATTCTGGAGAGACATCGGAAGACCCCAGACCAGGATAGAGGCCGAGAAATACATCCAAGAGAAGGGGCTGGTTAAACCGGATTCACAGACCTGAAAAACTCTGTTAAAACCCATAAACCACCCGGCTAGAAGCAACTTCCAAGATAGGCGTCGGCGAAATAGAGATAAACGCAAGATACACACCTTAAAACTGTCTACAACCTTATACTGGTCTACTTAAATGTATTACCAATGGTATCCTCGATGGCGTATGTCACGGTCTCTGCTAAGATCCCCCGCAAGTTAAAGGAATTACTCGACAGGTATGATATCAAGCCTAGCCCTGTCATCAGAAAGGCCTTAGAGGAGGAGGTGAAGCACCACATACTAGCCGAGGTCGAGGAGAAGGCTAGAGAGCTGAGTAGAAGGCTCACCCACATCTCCGACGACGAGATAGCAAGAACAGGGAGAGGAGTTGACCACCTACCTCTTCGCGACGCATCCTACATATGTGCCGCGATTAAGAACACGCTCATACTCGTAACCGACGACCGAAAACTGGGTGAAAAAGCAGCGAAACATGTTAAAGTGGTCACGACCGAAGAGCTGACGGCTACAAACACATGAAACGTGACTGTTAAAACGCTTTCACCTGAAGCTGGGTTTAAAGTAGCTGCCATATCGCTGATCATGAACATATACAAAAACCGGGGGATTAAAGTGCTTATACGCTATTTATCCACCTGTTAAACACTATTCTTTCTCGAAGCAAACGTTAAATATGGAGCTAGGTTCAAGAACATATCCATTACAGGAGATGTCTAAAGTGTTTGAGACTGAGAAACATCCTAGGTGGAGGATGTTCGTGGTCTCGCATACCCACTGGGACCGGGAGTGGTATCTTCCGTTTCAAAAGTTCAGGATGAGGCTTGTAAGGCTTGTGGATAAGCTTCTGGACATTCTAAGCCGAGACCCAGACTTCAAAGTCTTCATGCTCGACGGGCAGACCATAGTTCTCGAAGACTACCTGGAGGCGGAGCCCGAGAGGAGAGAGGAGCTTGAAAAGTACATAAGGGAGGGGCGGATCCTAGTGGGACCCTGGTACATCCTCCCAGACGAGTTTCTAGAGGGGCCTGAGGCTCTCATAAGAAACCTGATGCTGGGCATCAAGAAGGCGTCAAGCTTCGGCGGGGTCATGAATATCGGTTACCTACCAGACATGTTCGGCCATATAGGGCAGATGCCTCAAATCCTCAGGGGGTTCGGGATAGACTGCGCGGTCGTCTGGCGTGGAGTACCCCTAGAGGTTAAGGATAACGAGTTTTACTGGGAGGCCCCGGACGGAAGCAGGGTTCTGACCGCATACCTCAGGTACGGCTACTGCTCCGGGGCTAATCTTCCGACAGGGTTCGAGGAGTTCCGTCGGAGAATAAGGAGGGCTGTCGATATGCTTTCACCCTACGCTAAGACGGAGAACCTCCTGCTGATGAACGGATGCGACCACTTAGAGCCTCAGCCCGAGCTTCCGAAGCTCATAAAGAGGTTCAACGAGGAATCCGAGGACGTCGAGCTCATCCATGGATCCCTCCCCGCCTACTTCGAGGCTTTGAAGAAGTCCAACCCCGTCTTAAGCTCTTACAGAGGGGAGCTCCGGTCGTATGGGAGGGCTTACCTTCTCCCAAGCGTCCTCTCGACGAGGATCTGGATAAAGCAGTGGAACCATAGGTGCGAGCAGGCTCTGGAGAAGCTTGTAGAGCCCCTGATAGCGTGGGCTTGGCTCTTAGACCCAGATTCCCCAGAGAGCCTAGCTAGGTTGAGGAGAGACAGCTCGCTATGCTGGCTTGCCTGGAAATACCTCATCCAGAACCATCCCCACGACAGCATATGCGGATGCAGCATAGACGCGGTTCACGAGGATATGAAGTACCGGTTCAAGGCCGTCGAGGAGATATCTGAGGAGCTGATAAGAGAGAACGCCGAAGCCATCGCTAGAAGCGTCGACACAGACGACTTGCCGGCGACCAGGTTAGACGACTCCCACGCGGTCGTAGTGTTCAACCCAGATTACGGCCCTAGAACAGACTACGTTCAGGTCAGGCTGGAGTCTTCGACGAGACCGAGAAGCATCCGCGTGGTCGACAGGTCGGGTAGAGCCTACCCAGCCCAGCTCTTAGGCTTCAAGGAGGAGGAGCTTGACGGGGTCGAGCTCAGGAAGGACGAGAGGCTTAGATACGCCTTACAGATGCTCGAAAGGGGTAGGATCATGGGATGGGTTTTGAGGAGAGGAGAGGTTAACGTCGAGGAGGGAACGGTATACGTTAAGCTCGTGGTGGCAGACCGTGGGAGACCGAACGTCGAGGAGGCTAGGAGGGTCGCGGAGGAGTGTAGGCGGCTTGTCGAGAATCCTGAGGTGGAGAAAGCCGTGGTTAAAGTCGTCAAAAACCTCGTAGA of the Candidatus Bathyarchaeota archaeon genome contains:
- a CDS encoding type II toxin-antitoxin system VapC family toxin, with protein sequence MRFIVDASAFYRLSSDPLRASEILLDSMVLDLALYELGNVVWLGYRRGLVKDFGRVVALLRDLFSLARLLRIRVDDVDGIMAKAAELGLTYYDASYVYYAEKYGVKVLTADKGLLRKVGDLSVNLDELL
- a CDS encoding nucleotidyltransferase family protein — translated: MEALILAAGKGTRMRPYSNAVNKEMCLIGYYPVIEYAVRGLASAGVKKIYIVLGERKSQIMEYLRDGSWLGVRIAYLYQDMSRGEGTAKAVQVAEGWVSEDFMMLYGDTFFHPTGFFRDMMEQHRREGSHATMGIYLMDRYREYGLVKIDGNGRVLDILEKAPEREVEEVKIDGLYPVNSGPIIFSPKVFEYIKHTPVSPSGEYWITDTLRLMVKDGLKVTAYKIPRNVFWRDIGRPQTRIEAEKYIQEKGLVKPDSQT
- a CDS encoding DUF4145 domain-containing protein — translated: MSTVVLSVRVRRELKEEVERLGIDVRKVVESSLEKAVMEAKRKRVEVLFRQLGGELADIGEEEWVRLVRESRRGRYGV